In Spirosoma aureum, a single genomic region encodes these proteins:
- a CDS encoding pentapeptide repeat-containing protein: MKTFVTSLLLTVVALAPALAQTTVDAKDIIAKINRKETVSYQNATITGDLDLTNLANRKEVREGSWKGDSREFLSTVESPISFKNCTFKGKFLAYHTDETEERRLINRNNTVYNADFNEAVTIENCTFDDDATFKYSHFQQRAIFTGNTFREIALFKYAKFNNAADFSGSTFRGYADFKYTKFDESSAFQKVVFERNADFKYTKFDESVDFRQARFTSSADFKYTHLPRGTNFDDARFEGSTDFKYTTLDGRKFSPNGR, from the coding sequence ATGAAAACATTCGTAACCTCTCTCCTGCTCACAGTCGTCGCACTAGCCCCCGCGCTAGCCCAAACGACCGTTGATGCTAAAGACATAATTGCCAAAATCAACCGTAAGGAAACCGTTTCGTACCAGAACGCAACCATAACCGGCGATCTTGATCTGACTAACTTAGCTAATCGGAAGGAAGTAAGGGAAGGTAGTTGGAAAGGCGATTCTCGGGAGTTTTTGAGTACCGTCGAATCGCCGATCTCATTCAAAAACTGCACATTTAAAGGCAAATTTCTTGCTTATCACACCGATGAGACGGAAGAAAGACGGCTCATCAATCGAAACAATACAGTCTATAATGCCGATTTTAACGAAGCCGTAACCATCGAGAATTGTACTTTCGACGACGATGCCACGTTCAAATACTCCCATTTCCAGCAGCGGGCTATTTTTACGGGCAATACCTTCCGCGAAATTGCGCTGTTCAAATACGCCAAATTCAACAATGCCGCCGACTTCAGCGGATCGACCTTCAGAGGATATGCTGACTTCAAGTACACGAAGTTTGACGAGTCTTCGGCATTCCAAAAAGTCGTTTTTGAACGAAATGCTGATTTCAAATACACAAAATTTGACGAAAGCGTTGATTTTCGGCAGGCTCGCTTCACCAGCTCCGCTGATTTTAAATATACCCATCTGCCACGTGGGACGAACTTCGATGACGCCCGTTTCGAAGGATCAACCGACTTTAAATACACTACACTGGACGGTCGGAAATTTTCACCGAATGGCCGGTAG
- a CDS encoding DUF3592 domain-containing protein, which yields MNPFARRLGAGFGLLGIGLLTGAFFSYRNIRQWLSDTDKATGRVIGLDKRQSVDRFNDRDSYSTAYYPVVQFSGPSGQSITFRSSVGSSSPDYQIGESVSVLYDRQNPDSARVDAFMSIWLVPLVLGVLGIVFMIAGLSLSFFNSVTYVYTNGAWHRHTP from the coding sequence ATGAACCCATTTGCCCGAAGGCTAGGCGCCGGATTCGGTCTACTTGGCATCGGTTTATTGACCGGTGCCTTTTTCAGCTATAGAAACATAAGACAATGGCTCAGCGATACCGATAAAGCGACTGGCCGTGTGATCGGTCTCGATAAACGGCAGTCTGTTGATCGTTTCAATGATCGTGATAGTTATTCTACGGCCTATTACCCAGTTGTTCAGTTTAGTGGTCCATCCGGTCAGTCAATCACATTTCGCTCATCGGTTGGGTCGTCGTCGCCCGATTACCAGATTGGCGAGTCAGTATCCGTCTTATATGACCGGCAAAATCCAGATAGTGCCCGAGTTGATGCCTTCATGAGCATTTGGCTGGTGCCGCTGGTTCTGGGTGTTCTTGGCATCGTTTTCATGATCGCAGGCCTTTCACTGTCTTTCTTCAACTCCGTAACCTATGTGTACACAAATGGAGCCTGGCATCGGCATACACCGTAG
- a CDS encoding DUF748 domain-containing protein produces the protein MKRTTKILLALVVLLIIARLLLPYFVLRYVNKTLADMGGYTGHVEDIDIQLIRGAYQIDDLRVRKINGNIKEPFVFIPKTDLSVEWKSLFRGRLVSEVECYNPELNFAFSDNEASNQTGAEVDWTAFLKKLLPISINRFAVIDGTINLTSLITQPRADLSLKKFQGEIRNIRNVEDKDKKLPSPVVASGDVPGYGGSMAFSANMNLLKVVPDFDYNLRFSDLQLVKINPLAREYANLDFEQGTMSVYSEMAMLDSKLNGYLKPLTKGMKIFKINEHEGRSVGKFFTELVAQAGTAVLKNQKHDQVATRIPLNGTVEEIKTAIWPTIFGVLRNAYIEAFKGEFDNTITLQDAVKDFKDDYKAKRAERKAEKKEKREERKAERKAKREARKREKAR, from the coding sequence TTGAAACGCACTACAAAGATCCTGTTAGCACTTGTTGTCCTGCTGATCATCGCCCGCTTACTGCTGCCTTATTTTGTATTGCGGTATGTCAATAAAACACTAGCCGACATGGGCGGGTATACCGGTCACGTCGAAGATATTGATATTCAGCTGATTCGGGGCGCTTACCAGATCGATGATCTGAGGGTTCGCAAGATCAACGGCAACATCAAAGAACCCTTTGTTTTTATTCCGAAAACCGATTTATCCGTTGAATGGAAATCACTGTTTCGAGGTAGGCTGGTAAGCGAAGTCGAGTGTTATAATCCAGAACTTAACTTTGCCTTCAGTGACAATGAAGCGAGCAATCAGACCGGAGCCGAGGTCGACTGGACAGCTTTCCTGAAAAAATTACTGCCGATCAGCATAAACCGATTCGCGGTTATCGACGGCACGATTAATCTGACAAGTTTAATTACCCAGCCTCGCGCTGATTTATCCCTCAAAAAATTTCAGGGTGAAATCCGAAACATTCGCAATGTGGAGGATAAAGACAAAAAACTACCCTCTCCGGTAGTGGCTTCGGGCGATGTACCGGGCTATGGTGGCTCCATGGCCTTCAGCGCTAACATGAACCTGTTGAAAGTTGTCCCGGATTTTGATTACAACCTTCGTTTTAGCGATTTACAGCTGGTAAAAATCAATCCACTAGCCCGCGAATATGCCAACCTCGACTTTGAACAGGGAACGATGAGCGTTTACAGCGAAATGGCCATGCTCGACAGCAAGCTGAATGGTTACCTGAAGCCGCTGACAAAAGGCATGAAAATTTTCAAGATCAATGAACACGAAGGTCGCTCGGTTGGAAAATTCTTCACCGAACTGGTCGCACAGGCCGGAACCGCTGTGCTTAAGAATCAGAAGCACGATCAGGTGGCAACACGAATTCCACTCAACGGTACGGTTGAAGAAATTAAGACCGCCATTTGGCCTACTATCTTCGGTGTGCTACGGAACGCTTATATTGAAGCCTTCAAGGGTGAATTCGATAATACTATTACCCTGCAGGATGCCGTCAAGGACTTCAAAGACGATTACAAAGCGAAGCGGGCCGAACGCAAAGCTGAAAAAAAAGAGAAACGAGAAGAGCGCAAGGCTGAACGCAAGGCAAAGCGGGAGGCACGCAAACGTGAAAAAGCCCGCTAA